From the Variovorax paradoxus genome, the window CCGACTTCATCTTCGCCGCCTATTCCGAGGAATTCGGGCTGGTGGGCAACCTGGCGCTGATCGCGTCATTCGTCCTTCTGATCTTCCGCGGGCTGCTGATCGCGGCCAATGCCTCGACCCTGTTCTCGCGCCTGCTCGCGGGCGCGGTGACCATGATCTTCTTCACGTATGCCTTCGTGAACATGGGCATGGTGAGCGGCATCCTGCCGGTGGTGGGCGTGCCCCTGCCGTTCATCAGCTACGGCGGCACGGCCATGGTCACGCTGGGGCTGGGGCTCGGCATCCTGATGTCGATCGCGCGGGCCCGCAAGCTGGCCCAGAACTGAGGATGTCAGGAACACCGAAGAACCGGCTCTGCCGGGCCTCCGGTGTTGCCCTTGGTAGGGGAAGGAGAAGCAACAAGAAGTGCGCGAATCCTGGGGGTGAGCCAGAAACACCGCGGAACCGGCTTCGCCGGGCCGCAGGTGTTGCCCCCGGCAGGGGGTTGGCGAAGCGACACGAAGTGCGCGCAGCCTGGGGGCGAGCCAAGGACTACCGCGGAAGCGGCTTCGCCGGGCCGCAGGTGTTGCCCCCGGCAGGGGGAAGGCGAAGCGACACGCAGCGCGCGCAGCCTGGGGGCGAGCCATAGAATCCCGGCATGATCTCCCGCGAACCCACCATCGAGCGCCTCGCCACGGCGCAACAGCTCCTTCTCGCGCCGTTCGGCCTCGACGAATCGCACCTGAGCAAGGCCCTGGCCGAGATCACCGCGCACCGCGTGGACGACGCCGACCTGTACTTCCAGTACACGCGCAGCGAAGGCTGGAGCCTGGAAGAGGGCATCGTCAAGACCGGCAGCTTCAGCATCGACCAGGGCGTCGGCGTGCGCGCGGTCAGCGGCGAGAAGACCGCCTTCGCCTATTCCGACGACATTTCCGAGGCCTCGCTGCTCGACGCAGCGCGCACCGTGCGTTCGATTTCCTCCGCCGGCCGCACCGCGCGAGTGAAGACCGCCGCGCGCAAGATCGCCGCCAGCCGCTCGCTCTACGACGGCATCGACCCCATCGCCACGCTCGACAGCACCGCCAAGGTGAAGCTGCTCGAGAAGGTCGAGAAGCTGGCCCGCTCGCGCGATCCGCGCGTGGCGCAGGTCATGGCGGGCCTGGCCAGCGAGTACGACGTGGTGCTCGTGGCGCGTGCCGACGGCACGCTGGCCGCCGACGTGCGTCCGCTGGTGCGCCTGTCTGTCACCGTCATCGCCGAGCAGAACGGCCGGCGCGAAGTCGGCTCCGGCGGCGGTGGCGGGCGTTTCGGCCTGGCGTATTTCACCGACGAGCAGATCGCCGAGTACGTCGACCACGCCGTCAAGGCCGCGCTGACCAACCTGGACGCGCGCCCGGCCCCGGCCGGCGAGATGACCGTGGTGCTCGGCTCCGGCTGGCCAGGCATCCTGCTGCACGAGGCCATCGGCCACGGCCTGGAAGGCGACTTCAACCGCAAGGGCTCCAGCGCGTTCTCGGGCCGCATCGGCCAGCGCGTGGCGGCCAAGGGCGTCACGGTGCTCGACGACGGCACCATCGCCGATCGCCGCGGTTCGCTCAATGTCGACGACGAGGGCAACGCCAGCCAGCGCAACGTGCTGATCGAGGACGGCATCCTCAAGGGCTACATCCAGGACGCGATGAACGCGCGCCTCATGAAGGTCAAGCCCACCGGCAATGGCCGCCGCGAGAGCTATGCCCACGTGCCGATGCCGCGCATGACCAACACCTACATGCTCGGCGGCGACAAGGACCCGCAGGAAATCGTTGCCAGCATCAAGAAGGGCCTGTACGCCACCAACTTCGGTGGCGGCCAGGTCGACATCACGAGCGGCAAGTTCGTGTTCTCCGCGAGCGAGGCCTTCTGGGTCGAGAACGGCAAGATCCAGTACCCGGTGAAGGGCGCGACCATCGTGGGCAACGGTCCCGACGCGCTCACCCGCGTGACCATGATCGGCGACGATATGGCGCTCGACACAGGCGTGGGCACCTGCGGCAAGGAAGGCCAGAGCGTGCCCGTGGGCGTCGGCCAGCCCACGCTGCGCATCGACGGGCTGACAGTAGGTGGAACGGCTTAGGCCTTAAGGCACTTGCCCGCTGTTTCCCTCGGTTGCTAAGCTGCGGCCCTTTTGCGAACGATGAGTTCGAGGAGCATTTCGATGGGGAACAGGATCAATTCGTCCGCCGTGCTGTGGGCCGTGACCGCGGTGGTGGCGCTGGCCACCGCCGGTTGCGCATCCAGGGGCGGTTCGGGCAGCCAGCCTGCAGCGGCACCCGCACCGGCCGCGGCTCCCGCTGCACCGGCACGCGGCGGCGCCAAGGCAGGCATGGACGCCCAGGGCAACGTGGTCGATTCCTCGAAGGTCGAGGCCGGCAGCGGCCGCACCGTGAAGGGCCTGAACGGCTACGAGGGCGAGATCACCGGCAACCCGGCGCGCAACAGCAAGTTCGCGCGGCTGCAGATCGGCATGAGCGCCAAGCAGGTCACCGACCTCGCCGGCCAACCCACCGACCAGGGCGCCTACGTGACGGGCAAGGCCTTCATCCCGTTCTATTTCGGCAGCGACCGCCATCGCTTCGAGATGACCTACAAGGGCCAGGGCCGCCTGATCTTCGCGGGCGGCGGCATGGGCGACTACTCCGCCGGCAACCTGATCTGGATCATCCACAACCCCAACGAATCGGGTTACCGCTGAAAACAACGAACGCCCGGCCGTCGAGCCGGGTTTTGTTTTTCCGTGCTACATTCCGCCCACATGTCCGCCCTCCGCGCTTATTTCTTTGCCTACTTTTGGTTCCCGGTTTCCGGCGGACGAGAGGCGAGCGCGTAAGAAGCACATACGAACACCCTCCCAAAACCGCCGGTGGCCTCAAGCCCCCGGCGGTTTTTTTTGTCCTGACGATTTCAATCCAACAAGGAAGCACCCATGAGCACGAACATTGCCCCCGCCAGCGACAGCTGGTATGCGAGCGTCGAAAAAACCAGCAAGACCGACGACGAACGCATCAAGGACATCAACGTGCTCCCCCCTCCCGAACATCTGATCCGCTTCTTCCCCATTCGCGGAACGCCCGTGGAGACGCTGATCGAAGGCACGCGCCGCAGCATCCACAACATCATGGCGGGCAAGGACGATCGGCTGCTGGTGGTCATGGGACCGTGCTCCATCCACGACCCGGCCGCGGCGCTCGAATACGCCCGCCGCCTGAAGGCCGAGCGCGAAAAGTACGCCGGCACGCTGGAGATCGTGATGCGCGTGTACTTCGAGAAGCCGCGCACCACGGTCGGCTGGAAGGGCCTCATCAACGACCCGTACCTCGACGAAAGCTTCCGCATCGACGAAGGTCTGCGCATCGCGCGCCAGTTGCTGATCGACATCAACCGCATGGGCCTGCCGGCGGGCAGCGAGTTCCTCGACGTGATCTCGCCGCAGTACATCGGCGACCTGATCGCCTGGGGCGCCATCGGCGCGCGCACCACCGAAAGCCAGGTGCACCGCGAACTGGCGTCGGGCCTGTCGGCGCCGATCGGCTTCAAGAACGGCACCGACGGGAACATCCGCATCGCCACCGACGCCATCCAGGCCGCGGCGCGCGGCCATCACTTCCTGTCGGTGCACAAGAACGGCCAGGTCGCAATCGTGCAGACCAACGGCAACCCCGACTGCCATGTGATCCTGCGCGGCGGCAAGGCGCCGAACTACGACGCCGCCAGCGTCGACGCCGCATGCAACGATCTCCAGGCCGCCAAGCTGCCGCCCACGCTGATGGTCGATTGCAGCCATGCCAACAGCTCCAAGCAGCACCAGAAGCAGATCGATGTGGCCAAAGAGATCGCCGCGCAGATCGCCGGCGGCTCGAACCGCGTGTTCGGGGTGATGGTCGAGAGCCACCTGCAGCCCGGCGCGCAGAAATTCACGCCGGGCAAGGACGAGCTGTCGGGCCTCGAATACGGCAAGAGCATCACCGACGCGTGCCTGGGTTGGGACGACTCGGTGCAGGTGCTCGACACGCTGTCGCAAGCGGTCAAGCGCCGCCGGGGCTGAAAGACGTTCTACAGCATGCCGGCCAGGTCGGGCCAGTGGTGCCGCATCGACGCAGCCTCGTCGCTGCCGGGCGGCACCAGCGAGAAGTCGGCGAAGTCGAAGCCCGGCCCGACCAGGCAGGCGACCAGCGTGTAGTCGCCCGAGCTGTGCCCCTGGATCGGCCGGGCTGCCTGCCATTGGCCGGCGGGCACGACGTGCTGGGGCCGGCTGCCATGGACGTCGACCGTACCCAGGCGAACATGGGCCGGCGCGGTTCGCATGGCGGCATCGCAGGTCCACAGCGCCAGCGGCACGCCTTCCAGGTAGACCCAGACTTCGTCCGACAGCACCCGATGCCAGCGGGAATGCTGGCCGGCCTCGAGCAGGAAGTAGATGCTGGTCAGCGCGCTGCGCGGCGCGCGGCCATCGGCCGGGATGACGCTCGCGGCCGATCGGAACACCTCGCTGTACCAGCCGCCCTCGGGGTGGGGCTGCAGCTTCAGGGTGTCGATCAGTT encodes:
- a CDS encoding cupin domain-containing protein; its protein translation is MAVARARELIDTLKLQPHPEGGWYSEVFRSAASVIPADGRAPRSALTSIYFLLEAGQHSRWHRVLSDEVWVYLEGVPLALWTCDAAMRTAPAHVRLGTVDVHGSRPQHVVPAGQWQAARPIQGHSSGDYTLVACLVGPGFDFADFSLVPPGSDEAASMRHHWPDLAGML
- the tldD gene encoding metalloprotease TldD, with protein sequence MISREPTIERLATAQQLLLAPFGLDESHLSKALAEITAHRVDDADLYFQYTRSEGWSLEEGIVKTGSFSIDQGVGVRAVSGEKTAFAYSDDISEASLLDAARTVRSISSAGRTARVKTAARKIAASRSLYDGIDPIATLDSTAKVKLLEKVEKLARSRDPRVAQVMAGLASEYDVVLVARADGTLAADVRPLVRLSVTVIAEQNGRREVGSGGGGGRFGLAYFTDEQIAEYVDHAVKAALTNLDARPAPAGEMTVVLGSGWPGILLHEAIGHGLEGDFNRKGSSAFSGRIGQRVAAKGVTVLDDGTIADRRGSLNVDDEGNASQRNVLIEDGILKGYIQDAMNARLMKVKPTGNGRRESYAHVPMPRMTNTYMLGGDKDPQEIVASIKKGLYATNFGGGQVDITSGKFVFSASEAFWVENGKIQYPVKGATIVGNGPDALTRVTMIGDDMALDTGVGTCGKEGQSVPVGVGQPTLRIDGLTVGGTA
- a CDS encoding 3-deoxy-7-phosphoheptulonate synthase, with product MSTNIAPASDSWYASVEKTSKTDDERIKDINVLPPPEHLIRFFPIRGTPVETLIEGTRRSIHNIMAGKDDRLLVVMGPCSIHDPAAALEYARRLKAEREKYAGTLEIVMRVYFEKPRTTVGWKGLINDPYLDESFRIDEGLRIARQLLIDINRMGLPAGSEFLDVISPQYIGDLIAWGAIGARTTESQVHRELASGLSAPIGFKNGTDGNIRIATDAIQAAARGHHFLSVHKNGQVAIVQTNGNPDCHVILRGGKAPNYDAASVDAACNDLQAAKLPPTLMVDCSHANSSKQHQKQIDVAKEIAAQIAGGSNRVFGVMVESHLQPGAQKFTPGKDELSGLEYGKSITDACLGWDDSVQVLDTLSQAVKRRRG